In Cloacibacterium caeni, a single window of DNA contains:
- a CDS encoding CvfB family protein — MQLGKTQTLKIAEKNTSGLFLESQTGERAFLPKIFADENAEIGDEISVFVYQDDSALKATSEIPLCEVGEFAVMTCVQSLPSGAFMDWGIIKDLFIPYKQQKGKILEGKRYLVYVYVDDVSDRITGTTKFKRNQSYDNVPFKKGEEVNLIIAGESEIGFNVVVNKKYLGLIYTSDVFKKLYPLSEETGYIKTIREDGKIDVTLQKQGYENNHDEFQQKILQKLEENYGILYLSDKSEPEEIKQELQMSKKNFKKAIGGLYKDQVIEILEDKIRLINEE; from the coding sequence ATGCAGTTAGGAAAAACTCAAACTTTAAAAATCGCAGAAAAAAATACCTCTGGACTTTTCTTAGAATCTCAAACCGGTGAAAGAGCTTTTTTGCCTAAAATTTTTGCAGACGAAAATGCAGAAATAGGCGATGAAATATCAGTTTTCGTGTATCAAGATGATTCTGCTTTGAAAGCTACTTCAGAAATTCCGCTTTGCGAAGTAGGAGAGTTTGCAGTGATGACTTGCGTGCAATCTTTGCCAAGTGGCGCTTTTATGGATTGGGGAATTATCAAAGATTTATTTATTCCGTACAAACAACAAAAAGGTAAAATCCTCGAAGGAAAACGTTATTTGGTGTACGTTTATGTAGATGATGTTTCAGACAGAATTACAGGAACCACTAAGTTTAAAAGAAATCAATCTTACGATAATGTTCCTTTCAAAAAAGGAGAAGAAGTAAACCTTATCATTGCAGGAGAATCAGAAATTGGGTTCAATGTAGTGGTGAATAAAAAATATTTAGGCTTAATTTATACTTCGGATGTATTTAAAAAATTATATCCACTGTCTGAAGAAACAGGCTACATCAAAACCATCAGAGAAGACGGTAAAATAGATGTTACGCTTCAGAAACAAGGTTATGAAAACAATCATGATGAATTTCAACAAAAAATTCTTCAGAAATTAGAAGAAAATTACGGAATTCTTTATCTCTCAGACAAATCAGAACCCGAAGAAATAAAGCAAGAACTGCAAATGAGTAAAAAGAATTTCAAAAAGGCAATTGGCGGTTTATATAAAGACCAAGTCATAGAAATTCTGGAAGACAAAATCAGACTCATCAACGAAGAATAA
- a CDS encoding VOC family protein, with amino-acid sequence MITKPIFPCLWYDGKAREAADFYCQIFPNSKILSDNGMVVKFELNGREFMGLNGGPNFKFDEAVSFCIECETQEEIDYYWENLLKNGGQEKVCGWLTDQFGMCWQVYPKILVDMMNDAEKAPKAVEAFQKMVKFDIQALLDAVK; translated from the coding sequence ATGATTACAAAACCTATATTTCCATGTCTTTGGTACGATGGAAAAGCCAGAGAAGCTGCAGATTTTTATTGCCAAATTTTCCCTAATTCTAAAATCCTTTCAGATAATGGAATGGTCGTAAAATTTGAACTGAACGGAAGAGAATTCATGGGATTAAATGGCGGTCCGAATTTCAAATTTGATGAAGCCGTTTCTTTTTGTATAGAATGCGAAACACAAGAAGAAATAGATTACTACTGGGAAAATTTACTGAAAAATGGAGGACAGGAAAAAGTTTGCGGTTGGCTTACAGACCAGTTCGGAATGTGTTGGCAAGTCTATCCAAAGATTTTAGTTGATATGATGAATGACGCCGAAAAAGCACCAAAAGCTGTAGAAGCATTTCAGAAAATGGTAAAATTTGATATACAAGCTTTACTTGATGCTGTGAAATAA
- the lpdA gene encoding dihydrolipoyl dehydrogenase encodes MSQFDVTVIGSGPGGYVAALRCAQLGFKTALIEKYSTLGGTCLNVGCIPSKALLDSSEHFENAKHNFANHGIIINEPQADLARMVARKNEVVDQTTKGINFLMDKNKVTVFEGLGSFESATQVKVTKNDGSSEILETKYAIVATGSKPSTLPFITIDKERIITSTEALNLKEIPKHLVVIGGGVIGLELGSVYLRLGSQVTVVEYMDKIIPTMDGALSKELTKVLKKQGMKFMLSTGVQSVERNGDSVKITAKDKKGEEVSVEGDYVLVSVGRKPFTEGLGLEKAGVELDERGRVKVNDHLQTNVANIYAIGDVVKGAMLAHKAEEEGVFVAETLAGQKPHINYNLIPGVVYTWPEVAGVGKTEEQLKEEGAAYKVGSFPMRALGRSRASGDIDGLIKILADEKTDEVLGVHMIGARAADLIAEAVTAMEFRASAEDISRMSHAHPTYAEAIKEAALDATGKRALHM; translated from the coding sequence ATGTCACAATTTGATGTTACTGTAATTGGTTCAGGACCTGGTGGTTACGTAGCTGCATTAAGATGCGCACAATTAGGCTTCAAAACTGCTCTTATCGAGAAATATTCTACTTTGGGAGGAACTTGCTTAAATGTAGGTTGTATTCCGTCAAAAGCGCTTTTAGACAGCTCAGAACATTTCGAAAATGCAAAGCATAATTTTGCAAATCATGGAATTATTATCAACGAACCTCAAGCTGATTTGGCAAGAATGGTGGCTCGTAAAAACGAAGTAGTAGACCAAACTACCAAAGGAATTAATTTCTTGATGGACAAGAATAAAGTAACTGTTTTTGAAGGTTTAGGAAGCTTCGAATCTGCTACTCAAGTAAAAGTAACGAAAAATGATGGTTCTTCTGAAATTTTAGAAACCAAATATGCAATTGTTGCTACAGGTTCTAAACCATCTACTTTGCCTTTCATCACTATAGATAAAGAAAGAATTATCACTTCTACGGAAGCGTTGAATTTAAAAGAAATTCCAAAACATTTAGTAGTAATTGGCGGTGGTGTAATTGGTCTAGAATTAGGTTCTGTTTATTTGAGATTAGGTTCTCAGGTAACCGTTGTAGAATATATGGACAAAATTATTCCTACAATGGATGGTGCTTTGTCTAAAGAATTGACTAAAGTTCTTAAAAAACAAGGTATGAAATTCATGCTTTCAACAGGAGTTCAATCGGTAGAAAGAAATGGAGATTCTGTAAAAATTACAGCGAAAGACAAAAAAGGAGAAGAAGTAAGTGTAGAAGGAGATTATGTTTTAGTTTCTGTAGGTAGAAAACCATTCACAGAAGGTCTTGGATTAGAAAAAGCTGGAGTAGAATTAGACGAAAGAGGAAGAGTAAAAGTAAACGACCATTTACAAACCAATGTTGCCAATATTTATGCAATTGGTGACGTAGTAAAAGGAGCTATGTTGGCTCACAAAGCGGAAGAAGAAGGCGTTTTCGTAGCTGAAACTTTGGCAGGTCAAAAACCACACATCAATTATAACTTAATTCCAGGAGTTGTTTACACTTGGCCAGAAGTTGCAGGAGTGGGTAAAACCGAAGAGCAATTAAAAGAAGAAGGAGCAGCTTATAAAGTAGGTTCTTTCCCAATGAGAGCACTTGGAAGAAGCCGTGCTTCTGGAGATATTGACGGATTAATTAAAATTTTGGCTGATGAAAAAACAGACGAAGTTTTAGGCGTTCACATGATTGGTGCAAGAGCTGCAGATTTAATTGCAGAAGCTGTAACTGCTATGGAATTCCGTGCAAGTGCAGAAGATATTTCTAGAATGTCTCATGCGCATCCTACTTATGCAGAAGCGATTAAAGAAGCTGCATTAGACGCTACAGGAAAACGTGCGCTTCACATGTAA
- the recQ gene encoding DNA helicase RecQ → MKTKHEDLTSALKKYFGFSTFKGRQEEIISTLLSGNDVFVLMPTGGGKSLCYQLPALLSEGTAIVVSPLIALMKNQVDAINGISAEEGVGHVLNSSLNKTQTKQVFDDIKSGKTKLLYVAPESLVKEEYLNFLKEIKISFVAIDEAHCISEWGHDFRPEYRNLKLIIDKIAKVPVIALTATATPKVQDDIQKTLGMNNALVFKDSFNRPNLYYEIRPKVNVDREIVKFINQHKGKSGIVYCLSRRKVEEFSQLLQVNGINALPYHAGLDQKTRVANQDKFLMEEADVIVATIAFGMGIDKPDVRFVIHYDIPKSLESYYQETGRAGRDGGEGHCLAFYDPKDIEKLEKFLAQKPVSEREIGLQLLNEVVGYAETSMSRRQYLLYYFGEEFDPINGDGAKMDDNSVNPPKLKDASKDLKKVLEIVKDLEEKFRTKDLISIISGKESATTKAYKLENSKHFGIGKSENDNYWKSIIRQATVQGYLTKDIETYGVLKLSDKAKNFLSGKETPEFMIAEDREYDLAAIADAEQVQVQAGGGLDQNLFAQLKELRKKVAKKHGIPPYTVFMDPSLEDMTVQYPISVDEIAKVYGVGEGKAKKYGKEFAEFIAKYVEDNNIERTQDMVLKTVANKSSHKVFIIQNTDKKIDLEDIAKAKHLSMDDLLSEMESIVYQGTKLNIDYYIEENFDEDIVDDFMDFMKESESDSMKVLLAEFGDDLTDEEVRMLRIKFISDVAN, encoded by the coding sequence ATGAAGACTAAACATGAAGATTTAACAAGTGCACTAAAAAAATATTTCGGATTTTCTACTTTTAAAGGAAGACAAGAAGAAATTATTTCCACTTTATTAAGTGGTAATGATGTTTTCGTATTAATGCCAACTGGCGGTGGTAAATCGTTGTGTTATCAACTTCCTGCACTTCTTTCAGAAGGAACTGCTATTGTAGTTTCTCCGCTGATTGCTTTAATGAAAAACCAAGTAGATGCCATTAATGGTATTTCTGCCGAGGAAGGAGTAGGTCATGTCCTGAATTCTTCTCTCAATAAAACCCAAACAAAACAAGTTTTTGATGACATCAAAAGCGGCAAAACCAAGTTGCTCTACGTAGCTCCAGAAAGTTTAGTAAAAGAAGAATACCTTAATTTTTTAAAAGAAATAAAAATTTCTTTCGTAGCGATAGACGAAGCGCACTGTATTTCGGAATGGGGACATGATTTCCGTCCAGAATACAGAAATCTCAAATTAATTATTGATAAAATTGCAAAAGTTCCTGTAATTGCATTAACTGCAACTGCTACACCTAAAGTTCAGGATGATATTCAGAAAACTCTAGGAATGAACAATGCATTGGTCTTTAAAGATAGTTTTAATAGACCTAATCTTTATTACGAAATTCGTCCTAAAGTAAATGTAGACAGAGAAATTGTAAAATTTATCAATCAACACAAAGGCAAATCAGGAATTGTTTATTGTCTCAGCCGAAGAAAAGTAGAGGAATTTTCTCAGTTATTGCAGGTAAATGGAATCAATGCATTACCATATCACGCTGGTCTTGACCAAAAAACCAGAGTGGCGAATCAAGATAAATTCTTGATGGAAGAAGCAGATGTAATTGTAGCTACCATTGCTTTCGGAATGGGAATTGACAAGCCAGATGTAAGATTTGTCATTCATTATGATATTCCAAAATCGCTAGAAAGTTATTATCAAGAAACAGGTAGAGCTGGTAGAGATGGAGGAGAAGGTCATTGCCTTGCTTTTTATGACCCAAAAGACATTGAAAAATTAGAAAAATTCTTAGCTCAAAAACCAGTTTCTGAACGTGAAATCGGACTTCAACTTTTGAATGAAGTAGTAGGTTACGCCGAAACTTCTATGAGCAGAAGACAATATTTATTGTATTATTTCGGAGAAGAATTTGACCCAATCAATGGTGATGGTGCTAAAATGGATGATAATTCTGTAAACCCGCCAAAACTGAAAGACGCTTCTAAAGATTTGAAAAAAGTCTTAGAAATCGTAAAAGATTTGGAAGAAAAATTCAGAACTAAAGATTTAATTTCGATTATTTCGGGTAAAGAATCTGCAACTACCAAAGCTTACAAATTAGAGAATTCTAAACATTTCGGAATTGGGAAATCTGAAAATGACAATTATTGGAAATCTATTATCAGACAAGCTACTGTACAAGGTTATTTGACTAAAGATATAGAAACTTACGGCGTTCTGAAACTTTCAGACAAAGCTAAAAATTTCCTTTCAGGAAAAGAAACACCAGAATTTATGATTGCCGAAGATAGAGAATATGATTTGGCAGCGATTGCAGACGCAGAACAAGTTCAGGTACAAGCTGGAGGTGGTCTTGACCAAAATCTTTTCGCTCAGTTAAAAGAGTTGAGAAAAAAAGTAGCCAAAAAACATGGCATTCCACCTTACACGGTTTTCATGGATCCAAGTTTGGAAGATATGACTGTACAATATCCAATTTCGGTAGACGAAATTGCAAAAGTTTACGGAGTTGGTGAAGGAAAAGCTAAAAAATACGGAAAAGAATTTGCAGAATTCATCGCGAAATATGTAGAAGATAACAATATTGAGAGAACTCAAGACATGGTGCTGAAAACAGTTGCCAATAAGTCTTCGCACAAAGTTTTTATCATTCAAAATACCGACAAAAAAATAGATTTAGAAGACATTGCCAAAGCGAAACATCTGAGCATGGACGATTTGCTTTCTGAAATGGAATCTATTGTTTATCAAGGAACTAAACTCAATATAGATTATTACATAGAAGAAAATTTTGACGAAGATATTGTAGATGATTTTATGGATTTTATGAAAGAATCCGAAAGTGATTCTATGAAAGTTCTTTTAGCAGAATTTGGTGATGATTTAACGGATGAAGAAGTAAGGATGCTCAGAATTAAGTTTATTTCTGATGTTGCGAATTAA
- a CDS encoding KpsF/GutQ family sugar-phosphate isomerase, with product MEKIDIISLAKNAIAVEVTELESLKNRINEQFEKAVNIINNSTGKLIVVGIGKSAHVGNKIVATLNSTGTPSQFLHAAEAIHGDLGVIQKNDVVLCISNSGNSPEVVYLLPFLKDYSSAFIGMTGNVKSKLAEASDVVLDSSVKVEACPNKLAPTSSTTVQMAIGDALAVCLMELNNFKDQDFAKFHPGGSLGKNLTARVEQFVSEQRPLVEVNSSIKDVIFSISSSKHGITVVTDQEKIVGVITDGDLRRMLLKTENLTGILAKDLMSANPKTVDKNALAKEAMTVLKQNNIGQLIVTDNGNYFGIIDLHRLLDEGIN from the coding sequence TTGGAAAAAATAGACATTATTAGCCTTGCCAAAAACGCTATTGCAGTAGAAGTTACTGAGCTAGAATCGCTTAAAAATAGAATTAATGAACAATTCGAAAAAGCCGTAAACATCATCAATAATTCTACAGGAAAACTGATTGTAGTAGGCATCGGTAAATCTGCACACGTAGGAAACAAAATTGTAGCAACTTTAAATTCTACAGGTACTCCTTCTCAGTTTTTACACGCTGCGGAAGCAATTCACGGAGATTTAGGCGTGATACAAAAAAATGACGTGGTGCTTTGCATCTCTAACTCTGGAAATTCGCCAGAAGTAGTGTATTTATTGCCATTTTTGAAAGATTATTCTTCGGCATTCATCGGGATGACAGGAAATGTAAAATCTAAATTGGCAGAAGCTTCTGATGTGGTTTTAGATTCTTCGGTAAAAGTGGAAGCTTGTCCTAATAAATTGGCGCCAACAAGTTCTACTACGGTTCAAATGGCCATTGGTGATGCTTTAGCGGTTTGTTTAATGGAACTGAATAATTTCAAAGACCAAGATTTTGCCAAGTTTCACCCTGGTGGAAGTTTAGGAAAAAACTTAACAGCAAGAGTAGAACAATTCGTTTCTGAGCAAAGACCTTTAGTTGAAGTAAATTCTAGCATAAAAGATGTAATTTTTTCTATTTCAAGCTCTAAGCATGGAATAACGGTGGTAACAGACCAAGAAAAAATAGTTGGTGTAATTACCGATGGAGATTTAAGAAGAATGCTTCTAAAAACTGAAAATCTTACCGGAATTTTAGCAAAAGATTTAATGTCTGCAAACCCAAAAACGGTTGACAAAAATGCGCTTGCAAAAGAAGCGATGACTGTTTTAAAGCAAAACAATATCGGTCAATTGATTGTAACTGATAACGGAAATTATTTCGGAATTATCGATTTACATAGATTGTTAGATGAAGGAATTAACTAG
- the tatC gene encoding twin-arginine translocase subunit TatC, protein MAEEKEMSFLGHIGELRSHLIRCIIAIIIGALIVGFNINWIMDNVFFAPTKNDFITFRVINHYSQEFFGHESFVLPDTFQVQQKKLLQQFDVMMSVSIFGGMVLALPYIIWELWRFISPALHPKERKNSSFVINFVWILFLIGALVGYYLILPLAINFGLLFTISDSITQLFDLSDYTTLFLQVVLGMGLVFLFPVVVYFLTTIGILTPVFLKTYRRHAIVVIMVVAAIVTPADVFSMLAAAFPLLVLYEFSVLMSIYVYKKIQKAEQKELAKRNA, encoded by the coding sequence ATGGCAGAAGAGAAAGAAATGTCCTTTTTAGGACATATAGGTGAACTAAGATCGCATCTTATTCGTTGTATTATCGCAATTATTATTGGAGCTTTAATTGTAGGTTTCAATATTAACTGGATTATGGATAATGTGTTTTTTGCACCTACCAAAAATGATTTTATTACTTTTAGAGTGATCAATCATTATTCTCAGGAATTTTTTGGTCACGAAAGTTTCGTTTTGCCAGATACGTTTCAAGTTCAACAGAAAAAATTATTGCAACAATTTGATGTAATGATGTCTGTTTCTATTTTCGGAGGAATGGTTTTGGCTCTTCCTTATATTATTTGGGAATTGTGGAGATTCATCAGTCCAGCACTTCATCCCAAAGAAAGAAAAAATTCATCTTTTGTGATTAATTTTGTGTGGATTTTATTTCTAATAGGAGCTTTAGTTGGTTATTATCTTATCCTTCCATTAGCAATAAATTTCGGATTATTGTTTACCATTTCAGATTCTATCACGCAATTATTTGATTTATCAGATTACACTACTCTATTTTTGCAAGTGGTTTTAGGAATGGGATTGGTTTTCTTATTTCCAGTAGTCGTTTATTTTTTGACAACGATAGGAATTTTGACGCCTGTATTTTTAAAAACGTACAGAAGACACGCGATTGTAGTCATTATGGTAGTTGCCGCAATTGTTACTCCTGCAGATGTTTTCAGTATGTTGGCTGCAGCATTTCCGCTTTTAGTTTTGTATGAATTCAGTGTTTTGATGAGCATTTATGTTTACAAAAAAATTCAAAAAGCAGAACAAAAAGAATTGGCCAAAAGAAACGCTTAA
- a CDS encoding MATE family efflux transporter has product MKFLNKQFTQETLKLALPVMLTQVGQVSVNLFDNIIVGKLLGAKALAAVSLGNAMFFSIFIFGLGFSLAIPPLVSEAHSQHDHNRINSIFRHGFVVNIILAFVLMLLIFGIIPLMPYLNQPKEILPDTITFLSIVTLSIIPFMIFQTMREVSEGLSFTIGVTKATIFANIINVILNYVFIEHFKMGVAGSAWATFIARVAMMVFLYYVLIKEEKTRRYIKDFSLKIKDFTKEMFEKLIRLGFPTALQLFFEVTAFAGAAFICGLISAKDIAAHQIALSMASFTFNLCVGFSVASTVMIGRKLGEKDFVNLEKVGFNNLKIAFIFMLMCGLVFILGKDVLPTFFTKKEDIAVVELASQLMIIAALFQLSDGIQVTALGCLRGIQDVKIPSILTFIAYWVITIPLGYYLTVPMKMGAFGMWIALGIGLTISAVLLVIRFRNLSEKRIKAQSN; this is encoded by the coding sequence ATGAAATTTCTCAATAAACAGTTTACGCAAGAAACCTTAAAACTTGCGCTCCCAGTAATGCTTACACAAGTAGGGCAAGTTTCTGTAAACTTGTTTGATAACATTATTGTGGGGAAACTTCTCGGCGCAAAAGCATTGGCAGCAGTTTCTCTAGGAAACGCTATGTTTTTCTCTATTTTCATCTTTGGACTAGGTTTTTCATTGGCGATTCCGCCATTGGTTTCCGAAGCGCATTCTCAACATGATCACAACAGAATTAACAGCATTTTCCGACACGGATTTGTGGTAAATATCATTTTGGCTTTTGTCTTAATGCTTTTGATTTTTGGAATCATTCCACTTATGCCATATTTGAATCAACCAAAAGAAATTTTACCCGATACTATTACCTTTCTTTCCATCGTCACCTTGAGTATTATTCCATTTATGATTTTTCAAACGATGAGAGAAGTTTCAGAAGGACTTTCTTTTACGATTGGAGTAACCAAAGCGACCATTTTTGCAAATATTATTAACGTAATCCTCAATTATGTGTTTATAGAGCATTTTAAAATGGGAGTTGCTGGTTCAGCTTGGGCTACATTTATTGCAAGAGTTGCCATGATGGTTTTCTTGTATTATGTATTGATTAAAGAAGAAAAAACGAGAAGATACATCAAAGATTTTTCTCTGAAAATAAAGGATTTCACCAAAGAAATGTTCGAAAAACTAATCAGATTGGGCTTTCCTACTGCATTGCAATTATTTTTTGAGGTAACAGCTTTTGCTGGTGCAGCTTTTATCTGTGGATTGATTTCTGCAAAAGACATTGCAGCACATCAAATTGCCCTTTCTATGGCGAGTTTCACGTTTAATCTTTGTGTAGGATTCAGTGTAGCTTCTACGGTAATGATTGGAAGAAAATTAGGCGAAAAAGACTTTGTAAATCTAGAAAAAGTTGGTTTTAACAACTTAAAAATCGCTTTTATCTTTATGTTAATGTGCGGATTGGTTTTTATTCTTGGAAAAGATGTTTTACCAACATTTTTCACCAAAAAAGAAGACATTGCTGTAGTAGAATTGGCGTCTCAATTGATGATTATCGCAGCATTATTTCAATTATCAGATGGAATTCAAGTGACTGCACTTGGTTGTCTCAGAGGAATACAAGATGTGAAAATTCCTTCAATTCTTACGTTTATCGCTTATTGGGTGATTACTATTCCATTAGGTTATTATCTTACGGTTCCTATGAAAATGGGTGCTTTCGGAATGTGGATAGCTCTGGGAATTGGACTTACCATTTCTGCGGTGCTTTTGGTGATAAGATTTAGAAATCTCTCGGAGAAAAGAATTAAAGCTCAGTCCAACTAA
- a CDS encoding IS3 family transposase: MEELRQDFDLAVLLHCTSMARSSFYYYQKRFQMKDKYAEIKEMIKQIYHRHKGRLGYRRITLLLKEKGILINHKTVLRLMKILGLKSIIRVKKYKSYKGEQGKIAPNVLQRNFKSDTPNQKWATDVTEFNVSGNKLYLSPIIDLFNGEIVSFDLSERPVFSQIIRMLKKSFRKVKSTQNIILHSDQGWQYQMKHYQNLLKEKGIIQSMSRKGNCLDNAVIENFFGTIKSEMFYARKFGSIQELKMEIVKYIHYYNNDRIRLNLKGKSPVQYRTLSFENIV, encoded by the coding sequence ATCGAAGAGTTAAGGCAGGACTTTGATTTAGCAGTACTACTGCATTGTACATCGATGGCAAGAAGCAGTTTTTATTACTATCAAAAACGCTTTCAAATGAAAGATAAATATGCGGAAATAAAAGAAATGATTAAGCAGATTTATCATCGTCACAAAGGAAGGTTGGGCTATAGAAGAATTACTTTGCTTTTGAAAGAAAAAGGAATTTTGATTAATCACAAAACTGTTTTACGACTTATGAAAATATTAGGTTTAAAGAGTATTATCCGAGTGAAGAAATATAAATCTTACAAGGGAGAGCAAGGGAAAATTGCGCCCAATGTTCTACAGAGGAATTTCAAATCGGACACTCCTAATCAGAAATGGGCAACCGATGTTACAGAGTTTAATGTATCGGGTAATAAACTTTATCTATCTCCAATCATCGATTTATTTAATGGTGAAATTGTCAGTTTTGACTTATCTGAAAGACCTGTGTTTAGCCAAATCATCAGAATGCTAAAGAAATCATTCAGAAAAGTAAAATCTACACAAAACATCATTCTACATTCTGATCAAGGTTGGCAATATCAAATGAAACATTACCAAAACTTGTTAAAAGAAAAAGGTATTATTCAAAGTATGTCCCGAAAAGGAAACTGTTTGGACAATGCGGTGATAGAAAACTTTTTTGGAACGATAAAATCAGAAATGTTTTATGCCAGAAAGTTTGGTTCCATTCAGGAACTTAAGATGGAAATAGTGAAGTACATTCACTATTACAACAATGATAGAATAAGACTCAATCTCAAAGGAAAGAGTCCGGTACAGTACCGAACTCTTTCCTTTGAAAATATTGTTTAA
- a CDS encoding helix-turn-helix domain-containing protein produces MDCPQKVRHFLGAFFMGKSKYSLDFKLKAIKRYHKGDIGTDDLGKRIGVCGSLVRKWIKFYELYGVSGLVRLSNTHYTKDFKLKILSVIEKENLSLKEASRRFNIPAESSILSWQRNYKKNGILGLENIPRGRPKTMSNYTRKKKKTGKPLTREEELLERIYYLEAENAILKKLDALIQERKNPKPSKS; encoded by the coding sequence TTGGACTGCCCCCAAAAAGTTAGACACTTTTTAGGGGCATTTTTTATGGGGAAAAGTAAATATTCATTAGACTTTAAATTAAAAGCTATAAAGAGATATCACAAAGGGGATATTGGAACAGACGATTTAGGAAAACGCATTGGAGTTTGTGGTTCCTTGGTTCGTAAATGGATAAAATTTTATGAACTTTATGGAGTTTCAGGACTTGTTCGGCTTTCCAATACGCATTACACAAAAGATTTTAAATTAAAGATTTTATCAGTAATTGAGAAAGAGAATTTAAGTTTAAAAGAAGCGTCGAGAAGGTTTAATATTCCTGCGGAGTCCAGTATTCTTAGTTGGCAGCGTAATTACAAAAAAAATGGTATTTTAGGTTTAGAAAACATACCCAGAGGAAGACCTAAAACCATGAGTAATTACACGCGAAAAAAAAAGAAAACAGGCAAACCCTTAACAAGGGAGGAAGAACTGTTGGAGAGGATTTATTATTTAGAAGCCGAGAACGCCATTTTAAAAAAGTTAGACGCCTTAATTCAGGAAAGGAAAAATCCAAAGCCATCGAAGAGTTAA